The Sphingomonas sp. KR3-1 genome contains a region encoding:
- a CDS encoding MBL fold metallo-hydrolase: MDIIADAPTGLAIALDPLVTRLLAPNPSPFTYTGTQTYLVGTTALAVIDPGPDDPRHIEAIIAAIAGRPLVAILCTHTHRDHSPAATPLKALTGAPIIGCAPLTLEDAGPRADAAFDTGYAPDRVLADGESVAGPDWTLTAVATPGHTSNHLCFALPESGALFSGDHVMGWSTTVVAPPDGDMASYMASLDRLMAREQDRIYYPAHGEPIERPHRFVRGLIGHRKQREGQILRLLKADVHAVPDMVARMYVGLDPRLNGAAGRSVLAHLIDLRDRGLVIEEGDAWKMAA; encoded by the coding sequence ATGGACATCATCGCGGATGCCCCGACCGGCCTGGCCATTGCGCTCGATCCGCTGGTCACGCGGCTGCTGGCGCCCAATCCGTCGCCCTTCACCTATACCGGCACGCAGACCTATCTGGTCGGCACCACCGCGCTTGCCGTGATCGATCCCGGCCCGGACGATCCCCGCCACATCGAAGCGATCATCGCCGCGATCGCCGGGCGCCCGCTGGTGGCGATCCTGTGCACCCACACCCACCGTGACCACAGCCCCGCCGCCACGCCGCTCAAGGCGCTGACCGGCGCGCCGATCATCGGCTGCGCGCCGCTGACGCTCGAGGATGCCGGCCCGCGCGCCGACGCCGCGTTCGACACCGGCTATGCCCCCGATCGCGTGCTGGCGGACGGCGAGAGCGTTGCCGGCCCGGACTGGACGCTGACCGCGGTCGCCACCCCCGGCCACACCTCCAACCATCTCTGCTTCGCGCTGCCGGAGAGCGGCGCGCTGTTCAGCGGCGACCATGTCATGGGCTGGTCGACCACCGTGGTCGCGCCGCCCGACGGCGACATGGCGTCCTACATGGCCAGCCTCGACCGGCTGATGGCCCGCGAGCAGGACCGCATCTATTACCCCGCGCACGGCGAGCCGATCGAAAGGCCGCACCGCTTCGTCCGCGGGCTGATCGGCCACCGCAAGCAGCGCGAGGGCCAGATCCTGCGCCTGCTCAAGGCAGATGTGCACGCGGTTCCCGACATGGTCGCGCGCATGTATGTTGGGCTCGATCCCCGGCTGAACGGCGCCGCCGGCCGATCGGTGCTCGCGCACCTGATCGACCTCCGGGATCGCGGACTCGTCATCGAGGAGGGCGATGCGTG
- a CDS encoding M56 family metallopeptidase has protein sequence MISWAIETLVASTLLMVLVLVLRGPVRKAFGANVAYALWLLPAVRLLMPSLPQGWREQAAAPVGAASDIVAVYVVEPLGGAPSAGAEGSFGWLMVVGLLWVAGALLFLAYHLIAHRRHCARLLKAARVDRTVAQGKVRVIETDAVHGPLAFGVLRKYVAFPCDFTERYDEQERDLALAHELGHHVRGDLIANWAALIVLALHWFNPVAWKAFRAFRADQEMACDALVLAGRAQALRHAYGRAIVKSAHGGAVSAACHLHTINEVKGRLRMLSKTHKNSPARLAAGLLGTGALGLAALGLTASGTQAAEQIKVKVENVTGLSLGQDVPAPPAAPAPVAAPAPAAVPEAPEGPVRVHTQVYRISDDGKDGKGKDGKRITKMVMVHADGTSTETVMPDMDRIRVEVPEIRNGKCAGNTDKPVVENFEKDGKKVMIICSNRIEKITVDAQKVAFDSKRFGMQSAMMGLRMARRSIESQPDLSAEQRAKALKGIDEAMAEVAKNTDDN, from the coding sequence ATGATCAGCTGGGCAATCGAAACGCTCGTCGCCAGCACGCTGCTGATGGTGCTGGTGCTCGTCCTGCGCGGGCCGGTGCGCAAGGCATTCGGCGCCAATGTCGCCTATGCGCTGTGGCTGCTGCCGGCGGTGCGGCTGCTGATGCCGTCGCTGCCCCAGGGCTGGCGGGAACAGGCCGCCGCGCCGGTGGGCGCCGCGAGCGACATCGTCGCGGTCTATGTCGTCGAGCCGCTGGGCGGTGCGCCCTCGGCCGGGGCGGAAGGCAGCTTCGGCTGGCTGATGGTGGTGGGGCTGTTGTGGGTGGCCGGCGCGCTGCTCTTCCTCGCCTATCACCTGATCGCGCATCGCCGGCACTGCGCCCGGCTGCTCAAGGCCGCCCGTGTCGATCGCACCGTTGCCCAAGGCAAGGTCCGCGTGATCGAGACCGACGCAGTGCACGGCCCGCTCGCCTTCGGGGTGCTGCGCAAATATGTCGCCTTCCCGTGCGACTTCACCGAGCGCTACGACGAGCAGGAGCGCGATCTCGCGCTCGCCCATGAGCTCGGCCATCATGTCCGCGGCGATCTGATCGCGAACTGGGCCGCGCTGATCGTCCTCGCTCTCCACTGGTTCAATCCGGTCGCCTGGAAGGCCTTCCGTGCCTTTCGTGCCGACCAGGAAATGGCCTGCGATGCCCTGGTGCTCGCCGGCCGCGCCCAGGCACTGCGCCATGCCTATGGCCGTGCGATCGTCAAGTCCGCGCATGGGGGTGCGGTCTCGGCGGCATGTCACCTGCACACCATCAACGAAGTTAAAGGGAGGCTCCGCATGCTCTCGAAGACCCACAAGAATTCCCCCGCACGTCTCGCTGCCGGCCTGCTCGGCACCGGTGCCCTCGGCCTCGCCGCGCTGGGGCTCACTGCCTCGGGCACCCAGGCCGCCGAGCAGATCAAGGTGAAGGTGGAGAACGTCACCGGCCTCAGCCTCGGCCAGGACGTGCCGGCGCCGCCGGCTGCCCCGGCGCCCGTCGCCGCGCCTGCCCCTGCTGCGGTACCCGAGGCGCCGGAAGGCCCGGTCCGCGTCCACACCCAGGTCTATCGCATCAGCGACGACGGCAAGGACGGCAAGGGCAAGGACGGCAAGCGCATCACCAAGATGGTGATGGTCCACGCCGACGGCACCTCGACCGAGACCGTGATGCCCGACATGGACCGCATCCGCGTCGAGGTTCCCGAGATCCGCAACGGCAAGTGCGCGGGCAACACCGACAAGCCGGTCGTCGAGAATTTCGAGAAGGACGGCAAGAAGGTGATGATCATCTGCTCGAACCGGATCGAGAAGATCACGGTCGACGCCCAGAAGGTCGCCTTCGACTCGAAGCGGTTCGGCATGCAGTCCGCGATGATGGGCCTGCGCATGGCCCGCCGCTCGATCGAGAGCCAGCCGGACCTCAGCGCCGAGCAGCGCGCCAAGGCGCTGAAGGGCATCGACGAGGCGATGGCCGAAGTCGCGAAGAACACCGACGACAACTGA
- a CDS encoding BlaI/MecI/CopY family transcriptional regulator, producing MTERISDAEHAVMEVLWDESPLSAQEVAERVPAERDWSANTVKTLLGRLLAKNIIAHKEEGRRYLYRPLVARGDYVAGESRKLMDRLFGGKLTPLVAHLAERDQLTDQDIAEIEALLKELKQ from the coding sequence ATGACCGAACGGATCAGCGACGCCGAGCACGCCGTGATGGAAGTGCTGTGGGACGAGTCGCCCCTCTCGGCGCAGGAAGTCGCCGAGCGGGTGCCCGCCGAGCGCGACTGGAGTGCCAACACGGTCAAGACGTTGCTAGGGCGCCTGCTCGCCAAGAACATCATCGCGCACAAGGAAGAGGGGCGCCGCTACCTCTATCGCCCGCTGGTGGCGCGCGGCGATTATGTCGCCGGGGAATCGCGCAAGCTGATGGACCGGCTGTTCGGCGGCAAGCTCACGCCGCTGGTCGCCCATCTCGCCGAGCGCGACCAGCTCACCGACCAGGACATCGCCGAGATTGAGGCCCTTTTGAAGGAGCTCAAGCAATGA
- the grxD gene encoding Grx4 family monothiol glutaredoxin, with protein sequence MTDDTQARLQALVEANDVLLFMKGSPLFPQCGFSSRAVAILNHLGAEFESVDVLQDQAIRQGIKEFSDWPTIPQLYVKGEFVGGSDIMMEMFESGELGQLLADKGATAA encoded by the coding sequence GTGACCGACGATACCCAGGCACGCCTTCAGGCGCTGGTCGAAGCCAATGACGTGCTGCTGTTCATGAAGGGCAGCCCGCTGTTCCCGCAATGCGGCTTTTCCAGCCGCGCGGTGGCGATCCTCAACCATCTAGGTGCCGAGTTCGAGAGCGTCGACGTGCTCCAGGACCAGGCGATCCGCCAGGGGATCAAGGAGTTCTCCGACTGGCCGACCATCCCGCAGCTCTATGTGAAGGGCGAGTTCGTCGGCGGGTCGGACATCATGATGGAGATGTTCGAGAGCGGCGAGCTCGGCCAGCTGCTCGCGGACAAGGGCGCGACCGCGGCCTGA
- a CDS encoding BolA family transcriptional regulator: protein MPMAATEIEDLIKAGIPDARVEITDLAGDGDHYAARVVAPMFKGMPRVRQHQAVYAALGGRMGGVLHALQLTTEAPVEE from the coding sequence ATGCCGATGGCCGCCACGGAGATCGAGGACCTGATCAAGGCCGGCATCCCCGATGCCCGGGTCGAGATCACCGATCTCGCCGGTGACGGCGATCATTATGCGGCGCGCGTGGTCGCGCCGATGTTCAAGGGCATGCCGCGGGTGCGCCAGCACCAGGCGGTCTATGCTGCGCTCGGCGGGCGCATGGGCGGCGTGCTGCACGCGCTCCAGCTCACCACTGAAGCGCCTGTCGAGGAGTAG
- a CDS encoding DUF1476 domain-containing protein, with protein sequence MTTFDDREKAFEAKFARDEDMAFRVTARRNKLVGQWAATQMKLTPEETDAYSKAVVQADFEEAGDEDVIRKVLGDLLAAGIETDEATVRHALEEQSVEARRQLMGEV encoded by the coding sequence ATGACCACGTTCGACGATCGCGAAAAGGCATTCGAGGCGAAGTTCGCGCGCGACGAGGACATGGCCTTCCGCGTCACCGCGCGCCGCAACAAGCTAGTCGGCCAGTGGGCCGCGACGCAGATGAAGCTGACCCCGGAAGAGACTGACGCCTATTCGAAGGCCGTCGTCCAGGCCGATTTCGAGGAAGCGGGCGACGAGGACGTGATCCGCAAGGTGCTGGGCGACCTGCTCGCCGCCGGCATCGAGACCGACGAGGCTACCGTGCGCCACGCGCTCGAGGAGCAGTCGGTCGAGGCGCGCCGCCAGCTGATGGGCGAAGTCTGA
- a CDS encoding NADPH:quinone oxidoreductase family protein translates to MKALLSKQPGGPDTLILEEIPDPVAGKGQVVVAVKACAINYPDFLIIEDKYQFKPPRPFAPGGEIAGVIESVGEGVTGWEVGDRVIAVTGHGGLVEKLAIEAVRLFRLPEGRSFEEGAALLLTYATTIHALLDRGHLREGHNLLVLGAAGGVGLAAVELGKAFGARVIAAVSSEEKAAAARAAGADEALVYGRAPFDKDQSKALADQFKAALGPQGADVIYDPVGGDYAEPALRSIAWEGRYLVVGFPAGIPRLPLNLTLLKSCDVCGVFWGAFAARDPHANTAHVEHLFRLWGEGRISPRVTETFALADAGQAIAKMAARAVIGKVVVRV, encoded by the coding sequence ATGAAGGCACTGCTCTCGAAGCAACCGGGCGGACCTGATACTCTAATCCTCGAGGAAATCCCCGATCCGGTGGCCGGCAAGGGGCAGGTCGTCGTCGCGGTGAAGGCCTGCGCGATCAACTATCCCGACTTCCTGATCATCGAGGACAAATACCAGTTCAAGCCGCCGCGCCCCTTCGCGCCGGGCGGCGAGATCGCCGGCGTGATCGAGAGCGTCGGCGAGGGCGTGACCGGCTGGGAAGTCGGCGACCGGGTGATCGCGGTGACCGGCCATGGCGGGCTGGTCGAGAAGCTGGCGATCGAGGCGGTGCGCCTGTTTCGCCTGCCCGAGGGCCGCAGCTTCGAGGAAGGCGCGGCGCTGCTGCTCACCTATGCCACGACGATCCACGCGCTGCTCGATCGCGGGCACCTGCGCGAGGGGCATAACCTGCTCGTGCTGGGTGCAGCCGGCGGCGTCGGGCTGGCGGCGGTCGAGCTCGGCAAGGCGTTCGGCGCGCGGGTGATCGCGGCGGTCTCCTCGGAGGAAAAGGCGGCGGCGGCCAGGGCGGCGGGCGCGGACGAGGCGCTCGTCTATGGCCGCGCACCGTTCGACAAGGACCAGTCCAAGGCACTGGCCGACCAGTTCAAGGCCGCATTGGGCCCGCAGGGCGCCGACGTGATCTACGATCCGGTCGGCGGCGACTATGCCGAGCCGGCGCTGCGATCGATCGCCTGGGAAGGGCGCTATCTCGTCGTCGGCTTCCCCGCCGGCATCCCCAGGCTGCCGCTCAACCTGACGCTGCTCAAGAGCTGCGACGTGTGCGGCGTGTTCTGGGGTGCCTTCGCGGCGCGCGATCCGCATGCGAACACCGCGCATGTCGAGCATCTCTTCCGGCTCTGGGGCGAAGGCCGGATTTCGCCCAGGGTCACCGAGACCTTCGCGCTGGCCGATGCCGGGCAGGCAATCGCCAAGATGGCGGCGCGCGCGGTGATCGGGAAGGTCGTGGTGAGGGTCTAG
- the leuD gene encoding 3-isopropylmalate dehydratase small subunit, whose translation MEAVRQVSGRAYPWGAKNIDTDIIIPAHWLKTTTREGLGKGAFESVRAQPGNVFDDERYAGAPVLVAGDNFGCGSSREHAAWALADLGIKAVIAPSFSDIFSGNAFKNGIVPVVLPQDAVDRLVEVAKTDEITVDLETMTVTTPFQDRFPFALDAFRRQCLMEGLDEIGMTLAQDTAISKFESGMAQSRPWIAVETANEGTALEATGRT comes from the coding sequence ATGGAAGCAGTTCGCCAGGTTTCTGGCCGCGCCTATCCGTGGGGCGCCAAGAATATCGACACCGACATCATCATCCCCGCGCACTGGCTCAAGACCACGACGCGCGAGGGGCTGGGCAAGGGCGCCTTCGAGAGCGTCCGCGCGCAGCCGGGCAATGTGTTCGACGACGAGCGCTATGCCGGCGCGCCCGTGCTCGTCGCCGGCGACAATTTCGGCTGCGGCTCGAGCCGCGAGCATGCCGCCTGGGCGCTCGCCGACCTGGGCATCAAGGCGGTGATCGCGCCGAGCTTTTCCGACATCTTCTCGGGCAACGCGTTCAAGAACGGCATCGTGCCGGTGGTGCTGCCGCAGGACGCGGTCGACCGCTTGGTCGAAGTCGCCAAGACCGACGAGATCACCGTCGACCTCGAGACGATGACCGTCACCACGCCCTTCCAGGACCGTTTCCCCTTCGCGCTCGACGCCTTCCGTCGCCAATGCCTGATGGAGGGGCTGGACGAGATCGGCATGACGCTGGCACAAGATACCGCGATTTCGAAATTCGAATCCGGGATGGCGCAAAGCCGCCCGTGGATCGCGGTGGAGACGGCGAATGAAGGCACTGCTCTCGAAGCAACCGGGCGGACCTGA
- the leuC gene encoding 3-isopropylmalate dehydratase large subunit, with product MTEQPRTLYEKIWADHVVERRDDGTCLIYIDRHLVHEVTSPQAFAGLRAAGRPVRRPDLTLAVPDHNLPTTARVDAAGHALPIADPASAGQLAALRSNVAEFGVPYIDALDARQGIVHVIGPEQGFTLPGTTLVCGDSHTSAHGALGALAFGIGTSEVEHVLATQTLLLSPSKTLEIRVDGNLGFGVSPKDVVLAIIGKIGAAGGTGYVIEFTGDVIRNMSIEGRLTVSNMSIEGGARSGLIAPDQTTFDYIQGRPMAPKGEAWERALAYWKTLPTDAGARYDKSVVLQASDIAPSLTWGTSPEDVVQITGFVPDPESFADPAKRVAAQKSLDYMGLTPGTRMEDVPIEHVFIGSCTNSRIEDLRAAAAVVKGHHVADRVRQALIVPGSGLVKRQAEAEGLDRIFTEAGFEWREPGCSMCLAMNPDKVPAGERCASTSNRNFVGRQGPGARTHLLSPAMAAAAAIRGRLTDVRELMSADA from the coding sequence ATGACCGAGCAACCGCGTACCCTCTACGAGAAGATCTGGGCCGACCATGTCGTCGAGCGCCGGGACGATGGCACCTGCCTGATCTATATCGACCGCCATCTCGTTCACGAGGTGACCAGCCCCCAGGCCTTTGCCGGCCTGCGCGCGGCGGGGCGGCCGGTGCGCCGCCCGGACCTTACGCTCGCGGTGCCCGATCACAACCTGCCGACCACCGCCCGCGTCGATGCCGCCGGCCATGCGCTGCCGATCGCCGATCCGGCGAGCGCGGGCCAGCTCGCGGCGCTGCGCAGCAACGTCGCCGAGTTCGGCGTGCCCTATATCGACGCGCTCGATGCGCGGCAGGGCATCGTCCATGTCATCGGCCCGGAGCAGGGCTTTACGCTGCCGGGCACGACGCTCGTCTGCGGCGACAGCCATACTTCCGCGCATGGTGCGCTCGGTGCGCTGGCCTTCGGCATCGGCACCAGCGAGGTCGAGCATGTCCTCGCCACGCAAACTTTGCTGCTGTCCCCGTCCAAGACGCTCGAGATCCGCGTCGACGGCAATCTCGGCTTCGGGGTCAGCCCGAAGGACGTCGTGCTGGCGATCATCGGCAAGATCGGCGCGGCGGGCGGCACCGGCTATGTCATCGAGTTCACCGGCGACGTGATCCGCAACATGTCGATCGAGGGGCGTCTGACCGTCTCGAACATGTCGATCGAAGGCGGCGCCCGCTCGGGGCTGATCGCGCCCGACCAGACGACCTTCGACTATATCCAGGGCCGCCCGATGGCGCCGAAGGGCGAGGCGTGGGAACGCGCGCTCGCTTACTGGAAGACGCTGCCGACCGATGCCGGCGCCCGCTACGACAAGTCCGTCGTGCTGCAGGCCAGCGACATCGCGCCGTCGCTCACCTGGGGCACCAGCCCCGAGGACGTCGTCCAGATCACCGGCTTCGTCCCCGATCCCGAGAGCTTCGCGGACCCCGCCAAGCGCGTCGCCGCGCAGAAGTCGCTCGATTATATGGGCCTGACCCCGGGCACGCGGATGGAGGACGTGCCGATCGAGCATGTCTTCATCGGCTCGTGCACCAATAGCCGGATCGAGGATCTGCGCGCCGCCGCCGCGGTGGTGAAGGGCCATCACGTCGCCGATCGCGTCCGCCAGGCGCTGATCGTGCCGGGCTCGGGGCTGGTCAAGCGCCAGGCCGAGGCCGAGGGGCTCGACCGCATCTTCACCGAGGCCGGCTTCGAGTGGCGCGAGCCGGGCTGCTCGATGTGTCTCGCGATGAACCCGGACAAGGTCCCCGCCGGCGAACGTTGTGCTTCCACCTCGAACCGGAATTTCGTAGGAAGACAGGGTCCTGGGGCGCGGACGCACCTGCTTTCACCCGCAATGGCGGCGGCAGCGGCGATCCGGGGGCGCCTCACCGATGTCAGGGAGCTGATGTCGGCGGATGCGTAA
- a CDS encoding c-type cytochrome, which translates to MRILGRIAVALVGIVVVLTAILYGGSQWVIGRSHAVPVDHIAIPTDAAAIAEGGRLATIEGCRGCHGPESQGLVWSSDLLGGTIAPPAIARKIASYSNDELVRLIRYGVKKDGSTLFIMSTGAHRNLADDDLGKIIAWLRTLKPGPKDSLTDTAFGPMPRLGMLTGGLAPSVHPEKVAPAHRPAERGRYFYASICADCHLLDKPNPVEGQTAPALAPIAASYDPAAFRKLLRTGVGMGKPDLGLMSGVARESLHALSDDEIAAIQTYLKGEADKQMAGK; encoded by the coding sequence ATGCGCATCCTGGGCCGTATCGCTGTCGCGCTGGTGGGTATCGTCGTCGTGCTGACCGCTATCCTCTATGGCGGCTCGCAATGGGTGATCGGGCGCAGCCATGCGGTGCCGGTCGATCACATCGCGATCCCCACCGACGCTGCCGCGATCGCCGAGGGCGGGCGGCTGGCGACGATCGAGGGCTGCCGCGGCTGCCACGGTCCGGAGAGCCAGGGGCTGGTCTGGTCGAGCGACCTGCTGGGCGGCACGATCGCGCCGCCCGCGATCGCGCGGAAGATCGCCTCCTATTCGAACGACGAGCTGGTCCGGCTGATCCGCTACGGCGTGAAGAAGGACGGCAGCACGCTGTTCATCATGTCGACCGGCGCGCACCGCAACCTCGCCGACGACGATCTCGGCAAGATCATCGCCTGGCTGCGCACGCTCAAGCCGGGCCCCAAGGACTCGCTGACCGACACGGCGTTCGGCCCGATGCCGCGCCTCGGGATGCTCACCGGCGGGCTGGCGCCGAGCGTCCATCCCGAGAAGGTCGCGCCGGCGCACCGCCCGGCCGAGCGGGGGCGCTATTTCTACGCCAGCATCTGCGCCGACTGCCATCTGCTCGACAAGCCCAACCCCGTGGAGGGCCAGACCGCGCCCGCGCTGGCCCCGATCGCGGCGAGCTATGATCCAGCGGCGTTCCGCAAGCTGCTCCGCACCGGCGTGGGGATGGGCAAGCCGGACCTCGGGCTGATGAGCGGCGTCGCTAGGGAATCGCTGCATGCGCTGAGCGATGATGAAATCGCCGCGATCCAGACCTATCTGAAGGGCGAAGCGGACAAGCAGATGGCCGGCAAGTAA
- a CDS encoding c-type cytochrome, with the protein MRWVVRGLLVLVSVACLALAVIYGGSEWAIRKSHAVALPNIVADRSPAGVAEGGRIASAMGCRGCHGPNGNGVLLADVPGVIHAATPALARVAASYSDAELARLIHHGIKRNGQGVYVMPIEGHSRIADEDVARIIGWIRTLKPSAADRTDTLSFGPLARLGILTGGLKQEVIETPRATAKRPADTGAYIASTVCAGCHSLTEPREAHDDGRRVPPLLEVAPAYDLPAFRKLLHTGIGLSPRDLGLMGRVAKGDLSHLTDDEVAALHAYLQAEAAKTPAK; encoded by the coding sequence ATGCGTTGGGTCGTTCGCGGGCTGCTGGTGCTCGTTTCCGTCGCCTGTCTTGCGCTGGCGGTGATCTATGGCGGGTCCGAATGGGCGATCCGCAAGAGCCACGCCGTGGCGCTGCCCAATATCGTCGCGGATCGTTCGCCCGCGGGCGTGGCCGAGGGCGGGCGGATCGCCTCTGCGATGGGGTGCCGCGGCTGCCACGGCCCGAACGGCAATGGCGTGCTGCTCGCCGATGTGCCCGGCGTGATCCACGCCGCCACGCCGGCGCTGGCGCGCGTCGCCGCCAGCTATTCGGATGCCGAGCTGGCGCGGCTGATCCATCACGGGATCAAGCGGAACGGGCAGGGCGTCTATGTCATGCCGATCGAGGGGCATTCGCGCATCGCCGACGAGGATGTCGCCCGGATCATCGGCTGGATCCGCACGCTCAAGCCCTCCGCTGCCGACCGCACTGACACGCTCAGCTTCGGCCCGCTGGCGCGGCTCGGCATCCTGACCGGCGGCCTCAAGCAGGAAGTGATCGAGACGCCGCGTGCCACGGCGAAGCGCCCCGCCGATACCGGCGCCTATATCGCCAGCACCGTGTGTGCCGGCTGCCATTCGCTGACCGAGCCGCGCGAGGCGCATGACGATGGCCGCCGCGTGCCGCCGCTGCTCGAGGTGGCGCCCGCCTATGACCTGCCCGCGTTCCGCAAGCTGCTGCACACCGGTATCGGCCTGTCGCCGCGCGACCTGGGGCTGATGGGCCGCGTGGCCAAGGGCGACCTGTCGCATCTCACCGATGACGAGGTCGCCGCGCTCCATGCCTATCTGCAGGCCGAGGCGGCGAAGACGCCGGCCAAATAG
- a CDS encoding NAD(P)-dependent oxidoreductase translates to MRILLTGSSGWLGRFLAPLLRANGHAVTGLDIAPGADTDMIGSVADRALVDRIFAERGIESVIHGGALHKPDIARYPAQAFIDVNVTGTLNLLEAATAAGHDRFVFTSTTSLMISQAIRDEAGEAAVWLDEASGPIEPRNIYGVTKLAAEQLCRLAWLNDGLNCVVLRTSRFFPEEDDTHRALSGENMKANELLHRRLTVEDAARAHLVALEKAPEIGFGSFIVSAQTPFSREECAALKRDAPAVIARHFPDAFELYRAKGWELPKSIGRVYDAALAGKLLGFRCETDFGTVLESLRRKAALPFAHDPDYISPKEEPGVG, encoded by the coding sequence ATGCGCATCCTCCTGACAGGCTCATCCGGCTGGCTCGGTCGCTTCCTTGCGCCGCTGCTGCGGGCAAACGGTCACGCCGTCACCGGGCTCGACATTGCCCCCGGCGCGGACACCGACATGATCGGCTCGGTTGCCGATCGCGCGCTGGTCGATCGGATCTTCGCCGAGCGGGGCATCGAATCGGTCATCCATGGCGGCGCGCTGCACAAGCCGGACATCGCCCGCTATCCGGCGCAGGCGTTCATCGACGTCAACGTCACCGGCACGCTCAACCTGCTGGAGGCCGCCACTGCAGCCGGGCACGACCGGTTCGTCTTCACCTCCACCACCTCGCTGATGATCAGCCAGGCGATCCGCGACGAGGCGGGCGAGGCCGCGGTGTGGCTTGACGAGGCATCGGGCCCGATCGAACCGCGCAACATCTACGGCGTCACCAAGCTCGCCGCCGAGCAGCTCTGCCGGCTCGCCTGGCTGAATGACGGCCTCAACTGCGTCGTGCTGCGCACCAGCCGCTTCTTCCCCGAGGAGGATGACACCCACCGCGCGCTTTCGGGCGAGAACATGAAGGCGAACGAGCTGCTCCACCGCCGCCTGACGGTGGAGGACGCAGCCCGCGCGCATCTGGTGGCGCTTGAAAAGGCGCCGGAAATCGGCTTCGGCAGCTTCATCGTATCGGCGCAGACGCCGTTCTCGCGCGAAGAATGCGCCGCACTAAAACGCGACGCGCCGGCAGTAATCGCGCGCCATTTCCCCGATGCGTTCGAGTTATACCGCGCAAAGGGGTGGGAACTTCCGAAAAGCATCGGCCGAGTCTATGACGCGGCGCTGGCCGGGAAACTGCTCGGCTTTCGGTGTGAGACGGATTTCGGGACGGTGCTGGAGTCGCTTCGGCGAAAAGCGGCGCTGCCCTTCGCGCATGATCCGGATTATATTTCGCCGAAGGAAGAACCAGGCGTGGGATAA
- a CDS encoding ferritin-like domain-containing protein, with protein MLAWFRRRYLDLLGSIYIYNEHRGYTSIDRVLEAVKARAPDDHQLIADIEKHRADERKHYVMFKRWFELQGKMPLQVDRTCGHIDRFVEIMFRHTIDELDTQRIIAEDDQFEKLCRVISLTEQRGHKQVEILLKHPLVTGDKVLMKIFRIIEKDEPSHWAPYDGWLKANGKRDPKWWERGIDTFIHSELLFLKLPALFLNPWVKRRTEWQDSHEEAAEVKASPVPALV; from the coding sequence ATGTTAGCCTGGTTCCGCCGCCGTTATCTCGACCTGCTGGGCTCGATTTACATCTACAACGAACATCGCGGCTATACGAGCATCGACCGGGTGCTCGAGGCAGTGAAGGCGCGCGCGCCCGACGACCATCAGCTGATCGCCGACATCGAGAAGCACCGCGCCGACGAGCGCAAGCACTACGTCATGTTCAAGCGCTGGTTCGAGCTGCAAGGCAAGATGCCGCTCCAGGTCGACCGTACCTGCGGCCATATCGACCGCTTCGTCGAGATCATGTTCCGCCACACGATCGACGAGCTCGATACCCAGCGGATCATCGCCGAGGACGACCAGTTCGAGAAGCTCTGCCGGGTGATCTCGCTCACCGAGCAGCGCGGCCACAAGCAGGTCGAGATCCTGCTCAAGCATCCGCTCGTCACCGGCGACAAGGTGCTGATGAAGATCTTCCGGATCATCGAGAAGGACGAGCCGAGCCACTGGGCGCCCTATGACGGCTGGCTCAAGGCGAACGGCAAGCGCGACCCCAAATGGTGGGAGCGCGGGATCGACACGTTCATCCATTCCGAGCTGTTGTTCCTCAAGCTGCCGGCGCTGTTCCTGAACCCGTGGGTAAAGCGCCGCACCGAATGGCAGGACTCGCATGAGGAAGCCGCCGAGGTGAAGGCGTCGCCGGTGCCGGCGCTGGTCTGA